In bacterium, the DNA window GAGGCGCTGCGCTACGACCACCCCGGCATCCTCGTCGAGGTCGAGCCGCGCCGCAGCTACCCGCAGGGAACGCTCGCCTCCCACGTGCTCGGCTACGTCGGCCAGATCAGCCCCGCCGAGCTCAAGGCGCGCGCCGACCTCGGCTACCGCCCCGGGGACCACATCGGCAAGATGGGCATCGAGAAGGAGCTGGACGCGGACCTGCGGGGCCGCGACGGCTCGCAGCAGGTGGAGGTGGACTCGCTCGGGCGGGGCGTGCGCGTGCTCACGAGCATCCCGCCGGTGCCCGGCCGTTCCGTCACCCTGACCCTCGACCTGGCGCTCCAGCAGGCGGCGGAGGAGTCGCTCGCGGGGCGGGCCGGCGCGGTGGTCGCGATCGACCCGCGCGACGGCGGCGTGCTGGCGGCCGTGAGCAGCCCGCCGATCGACCCGAACGCGTTCAGCCACGGGCTGACGCAGGCGGCGTGGGAGCAGCTCAGCCGCGACCCGCTGCGCCCGCTCCAGAACCGCATCGCGCAGGCGCAGTACCCGCCGGGCTCGGTCTTCAAGATCGTGACGGCGGTGGCGGCGCTCGAGACGGGCGCGATGACGCCCGAGACGTCCATCGCGTGCCGCGGCTCGATGCGCTACGGGAACCGCGACTTCCGCTGCTGGAAGCGCGCGGGGCACGGCGCGATCTCCCTGCACCGCGCGGTCGTGGAGTCGTGCGACGTCTACTTCTACCAGGCCGGCCTGAGGGCGGGGATCGACGCCATCGCCGATGCGGCGCGCCAGCTCGGGCTGGGCAGCCCCACGGGGCTCGAGGTCCTGTCGGAGGCGCCGGGCCTGATCCCGGACTCGGCCTGGAAGAGGCGCGTCCGCGGCGAGCCCTGGTACTCGGGCGAGACACTCTCGGCGGCCATCGGCCAGGGGTACGACCTCGTGACGCCGCTGCAGGCCGCCGTGCTCGCCGCGACCGTCGCCAACGGCGAGGCCCTGCTGCGGCCGCACCTGGTGCGGCGCGTGAGCGAGGCCGACGGCACCGTCATCCGGCGGAGCGACCCGGCCGTCGTGCACCGGCTCACGCTCAAGCCCGAAACGCTCGCCGAGGTGCGACGGGGGCTGTGGGGCGTCGTCAACGAGCCGGGCGGGACGGCGGCGTCGGCGCGCGTGCCGGGGCTGTGGATCGCCGGCAAGACCGGGACGGCGCAGGTCGTGGGCATGGCGGCGGGGGAGCGCCGGGCCGCCGTGGGCGGCGAGAGCGGCGACCACGCGTGGTTCGTCTGCTTCGCGCCGGGCGGGACCGCGCAGGTGGCGATCGCGGCGATCATCGAGCACGCCGGGCACGGCGGGACGGAGAGCGCGCCGGTGGCGCGGCGGCTGCTGGCCGAGCTCAAGAGCCTCGGCTACTTCGACCAGGGCGTCGCGCTGCTGGGGGGCGAAGGCGGGCAAGGGGCGTCGCCGTGATCGACCGCCGGCTGCTCCGCGACTTCGACTGGGGGATACTCGTCCTGACCGCCGGCCTCGCCGCGGTCGGCGCGGTCGGGGTCTACAGCGCGACCCACGTCGAGGGGGGCGGCGCGTCGCCGATGTTCGTCGACCATCTCGGCCGCCTGGCGGTCGGCTTCCTCGCGCTGCTGGCCGCGACCGTTGTCGACTACCGGATCGTGCTGCAATACGCGTGGCACGGCTACGCCGTCGCGGTGGCGGCGCTGGTGGCCGTCGACGTCGTCGGGATGGTCGGCATGGGGGCCCAGCGCTGGCTCTCGCTCGGGTTCGTCAGCATCCAGCCCTCCGAGTTCTTCAAGCTCGCGCTGGTGCTCGTCCTCGCCCGCTACTTCGGCGGGCTCAAGAAACCCTCGCCGTTCGCCGCGGGGGATCTCTGGCCGATAGCCGTCGCCGTCGTGGTCCCGTTCCTGCTGGTGCTCAAGCAGCCGGACCTGGGCACGGCGGTGATCATCGCGGGTATCTTCGCGGCGATGCTCTTCGTGGCAGGGGCGGAACTGCGTCTGTTCGGCGTCGCGGCGGGCGGGGCGGGGGGCCTGGCCGCGCTGTTCGCACTGCTCATGAAGCTCGGGCTGTTCAACCCGCTCGGCCTGCTGCGGGAGTACCAGCTGCGGCGGATCAAGGTCCTCTTCGACCCGGCCCTGGACCCGCTCGGGGCGGGGTACCACATCAGCCAGTCGAAGATCGCCATCGGTTCGGGGGGCCTCGCGGGCAGGGGCTACCTCCACGGGACGCAGAGCGGGCTGAAGTTCCTCCCGCAGCAGCACACGGACTTCATCTTCTCGGTCATCTCGGAGGAGTGGGGCTTCGTCGGGGCGGTCGTGGTGATCGCGCTCATGGTCTGCCTCGTCCTCTTCGCGGTGCACACGGCGAGCCGGGCGCGGGATTTCGCCGGGAGTCTGCT includes these proteins:
- the mrdA gene encoding penicillin-binding protein 2, which produces EALRYDHPGILVEVEPRRSYPQGTLASHVLGYVGQISPAELKARADLGYRPGDHIGKMGIEKELDADLRGRDGSQQVEVDSLGRGVRVLTSIPPVPGRSVTLTLDLALQQAAEESLAGRAGAVVAIDPRDGGVLAAVSSPPIDPNAFSHGLTQAAWEQLSRDPLRPLQNRIAQAQYPPGSVFKIVTAVAALETGAMTPETSIACRGSMRYGNRDFRCWKRAGHGAISLHRAVVESCDVYFYQAGLRAGIDAIADAARQLGLGSPTGLEVLSEAPGLIPDSAWKRRVRGEPWYSGETLSAAIGQGYDLVTPLQAAVLAATVANGEALLRPHLVRRVSEADGTVIRRSDPAVVHRLTLKPETLAEVRRGLWGVVNEPGGTAASARVPGLWIAGKTGTAQVVGMAAGERRAAVGGESGDHAWFVCFAPGGTAQVAIAAIIEHAGHGGTESAPVARRLLAELKSLGYFDQGVALLGGEGGQGASP
- the rodA gene encoding rod shape-determining protein RodA produces the protein MIDRRLLRDFDWGILVLTAGLAAVGAVGVYSATHVEGGGASPMFVDHLGRLAVGFLALLAATVVDYRIVLQYAWHGYAVAVAALVAVDVVGMVGMGAQRWLSLGFVSIQPSEFFKLALVLVLARYFGGLKKPSPFAAGDLWPIAVAVVVPFLLVLKQPDLGTAVIIAGIFAAMLFVAGAELRLFGVAAGGAGGLAALFALLMKLGLFNPLGLLREYQLRRIKVLFDPALDPLGAGYHISQSKIAIGSGGLAGRGYLHGTQSGLKFLPQQHTDFIFSVISEEWGFVGAVVVIALMVCLVLFAVHTASRARDFAGSLLAMGVATVFALHCAINIGMTTGIFPVVGIPLPLLSYGGSSVLVNFAGIGLVMNVRMRRYVYS